The following nucleotide sequence is from Gemmatimonadaceae bacterium.
GAGCACGCCGGCGCCGACCGGCAAATCCGGCCTGACGAAGCGGAGCGCCGGCGGCGCCTCCGTCATGTGCCGCGCGATGATCGCGCGGGCCGTCGGGCCGGTGAAGGGCGGAGTTCCCGCGAGCATCTCGTACAACACACAGCCCAGCGAATAGATGTCGCTCCGTCCGTCGAGATCCCTGTCGGCGGCGGCCTGCTCGGGACTCATGTACGTCGGCGTGCCTAACGTGAGGCCCGTGCTCGTGACGGTCGAGATGTCCGCCGCGCGCTCGATCGCGCGCGCAATGCCGAAGTCGGTGACGACGGCCCGTCCCGCAGCCCGCTCGATGAGGATGTTCTCCGGCTTGATGTCCCGGTGAACGATGTTCTGATCGTGCGCGTACTGCAGCGCTTCGGCGACGTCGTGGGCGATCGCGAGCGACTGGTCGAGCGGAAGCTGAAATTCGCGCTTGATGAGGGCACGCAGCGTCTCGCCCTCGATGAAGGGCATCGTGTAGTAGAGCAGGTCGTCGCCGGATTGGCCGGCGCTTAGGACGGGTACGATGCGCGGATGATGCAAGCTCACCGCGACCTGGATCTCGCGCTTGAAGCGGTCGACGTTGACGCCGGCGGCGAGATCGGGGGAGAGGACTTTGACGACGACGCGTCGGCCGACGGCGGGGTCGTCGGCGACGAATACCTTCGCCATGCCGCCGCCGCCGAGCTCGCGGCTGAGCCGATAGCCGGCGCCGAGGCTGGACTGGAGCAGCTCCCTCAGATCCGAGGACATGCGTCCCCCTGAGCGCAACGAGTTGCCAATGTACGAGAAGGCTGCATAATGAGCAAAGTCGTGGCTCAGATGCGCCCGATTAGGGCACCTGGATCTTCCGGGAATGGAGTGGGTCGTTCACCATTTGGAGACGCCACACGTGCCTAATGCTGGCTAGCACCTCGTGATCACCGACGCGATCGATCCGACGAACCCCGTGGTCGTGCTCTGTGCCGAAGGCATGGCCGTGGAGGGGACGCCGGCGGAGGCGCGCGGGCTTTTCGAGCGCGCGTGGGCCGCGCGGCGCGACGACTTCGACGCGGCGGTCGCAGCGCACTTCCTCGCCCGGCATCAGCCGACGTCGGCGGAGACGCTCCGCTGGAACGCCCTCGCCGTGCGCCACGCGGAGGCGGTCGCCGACGGACGTGCGGCCGGGCTCCTGGCGTCGCTCTATTTGAACCTTGGCGACGCGCAGGCGAACGTGGGAGACGTGCTCGCGGCCAAGGAGTCGGCGCGGCACGCGACCGCGCACCTGGCGGCGGTGCAGGCCGGCGGGTACCGGGAGTTCGTCGCGCTCGGTGTGCGCCGTCTCGCGTCCCGGGTCGGCGATACGCGCTGGCGAGTCGGAGAGCAGTCGC
It contains:
- a CDS encoding serine/threonine-protein kinase codes for the protein MSSDLRELLQSSLGAGYRLSRELGGGGMAKVFVADDPAVGRRVVVKVLSPDLAAGVNVDRFKREIQVAVSLHHPRIVPVLSAGQSGDDLLYYTMPFIEGETLRALIKREFQLPLDQSLAIAHDVAEALQYAHDQNIVHRDIKPENILIERAAGRAVVTDFGIARAIERAADISTVTSTGLTLGTPTYMSPEQAAADRDLDGRSDIYSLGCVLYEMLAGTPPFTGPTARAIIARHMTEAPPALRFVRPDLPVGAGVLVERMLAKAPERRPATASALADAIDHYETLTSVVPVRRRLVDSLAKVWRSFVR